The following coding sequences are from one Kogia breviceps isolate mKogBre1 chromosome X, mKogBre1 haplotype 1, whole genome shotgun sequence window:
- the GPRASP3 gene encoding G protein-coupled receptor associated sorting protein 3, protein MAGVKNASRKNRSRKNESKKKAKTEKRAGVEAEAKREATGIVRSVAKTQAKAIAKAGTQEDAVAEVKAASKNKIVTEMKEGGLADFSPKAEDEATRASRFCSVAEASAESRSTCKDKTGIDTWFWAGEEASVGSWFWNGEEVGNHFSAKDEGKVDICPPSYAKKLEPVAGANCKARPGAEEEEEENVIGSWFWDGDETSFDPNPRPVSRIIKPQPVDEINEKDRPKDWSEVTIWPKAPAVTPAVLGFRSQVPFEKKPPSYVVLASAEENTRSLPVATAACPSRSTPSSSQPVSEYPFGSDPCIQTIEEIRRQIRIREVNGIKPFACPCKMECYMDSEEFEKLVTLLKSTTDPLIHKIAQIAMGIINVHPFAQEFINEVGVVTLIESLLSFPSSEMRKKAVITLNPPSGDERQRKVELHVKHMCKETMSFPFNSPGQQSGLKILGQLTTDSNHHHIVANYFSELFHLLSLGNRKTRNLVLKVLLNMSENPTAARDMINTKALAALKLIFNQKEAKANLVSAVAIFINIKEHIRKGSIVVVDHLSYNTLMAIFREVKVIIETM, encoded by the coding sequence ATGGCTGGGGTTAAGAATGCAAGTAGAAAGAATAGGAGTAGAAAGAATGAGAGTAAAAAGAAGGCCAAAACTGAAAAAAGGGCTGGTGTAGAAGCTGAAGCCAAGAGGGAGGCTACTGGCATAGTCAGATCTGTAGCCAAGACCCAGGCCAAAGCAATAGCCAAGGCAGGGACTCAGGAAGATGCAGTGGCAGAGGTGAAGGCAGCATCTAAGAACAAGATTGTTACTGAGATGAAGGAAGGAGGTCTGGCAGATTTCAGTCCCAAAGCTGAAGATGAGGCCACTAGAGCATCTCGGTTTTGTTCTGTGGCTGAAGCTAGTGCTGAGTCCAGGTCTACATGTAAAGATAAGACTGGTATTGATACCTGGTTTTGGGCTGGGGAAGAAGCCAGTGTTGGTTCCTGGTTCTGGAATGGAGAAGAGGTTGGTAATCATTTCAGTGCTAAGGATGAAGGTAAAGTTGATATTTGTCCCCCATCCTATGCTAAGAAGTTGGAGCCTGTGGCTGGGGCCAACTGCAAGGCTAGaccaggggctgaggaggaggaggaggagaacgtTATTGGGAGCTGGTTTTGGGATGGAGATGAAACTAGTTttgaccctaaccctagacctgtGAGCAGGATAATTAAGCCCCAGCCTGTGgatgaaattaatgaaaaagatagGCCCAAGGACTGGTCTGAGGTAACTATCTGGCCCAAAGCTCCTGCTGTAACTCCAGCAGTGTTAGGCTTTAGATCCCAAGTCCCATTTGAGAAAAAGCCTCCTTCATATGTTGTCCTGGCCTCCGCTGAGGAAAATACCCGTTCTTTGCCTGTGGCAACAGCGGCATGCCCTTCTAGGAGCACTCCCTCAAGCTCACAGCCTGTCTCTGAGTACCCATTTGGTTCTGACCCTTGTATCCAGACCATAGAGGAGATTAGACGCCAAATCAGGATCAGGGAGGTGAATGGGATTAAGCCATTTGCTTGCCCTTGCAAAATGGAATGCTACATGGATTCTGAGGAGTTTGAAAAACTTGTTACCTTACTTAAATCAACTACTGATCCTCTCATTCATAAAATAGCTCAAATTGCAATGGGGATCATTAATGTTCATCCATTTGCCCAAGAGTTCATTAATGAGGTGGGTGTAGTGACGCTTATTGAAAGCTTGcttagttttccttcctctgaaatgagaaaaaaggcTGTAATTACTCTGAATCCCCCCTCTGGGGATGAAAGACAACGCAAGGTTGAATTACATGTTAAACATATGTGTAAGGAAACCATGTCTTTTCCCTTTAACTCACCTGGACAGCAATCAGGATTAAAGATACTAGGACAACTGACTACTGATTCTAACCATCACCACATTGTTGCCAATTACTTTTCAGAGCTTTTTCATTTGCTCTCCCTGGGAAATCGTAAAACCAGAAATCTTGTTTTGAAAGTACTTTTGAATATGTCTGAAAATCCAACTGCAGCCAGAGACATGATCAATACAAAAGCATTAGCAGCATTAAAGCTCATCTTTAACCAAAAAGAGGCAAAAGCCAATCTCGTTAGTGCTGTGGCCATATTTATTAACATAAAGGAGCATATCAGAAAGGGCTCAATTGTAGTTGTTGATCATTTGAGTTATAATACTCTCATGGCCATTTTCCGTGAAGTTAAAGTGATCATCGAAACAATGTAA